A single region of the Theileria annulata chromosome 4, complete sequence, *** SEQUENCING IN PROGRESS *** genome encodes:
- a CDS encoding vacuolar H+-ATPase, a subunit, putative (Tap579b07.q1c.C.cand.63 - score = 52.28;~SMART pfam:ATP-synt_ab_N (PF02874) at aa 41-96, E()=2.80e-12; pfam:ATP-synt_ab (PF00006) at aa 283-475, E()=2.00e-79; pfam:ATP-synt_ab-C (PF00306) at aa 483-630, E()=1.50e-36;~1 probable transmembrane helix predicted for TA10370 by TMHMM2.0 at aa 21-43) translates to MSENNREAKHGTIYRVSGPCKFIYLIKSYIIKISTFYLYIVVIANEMPGTKMFELVKVGHKNIIGEIIQIDGDSVYIQVYEDTSGLRVGDPVKNTGKPLSVELGPGLLDSVFDGTQRPLIQIRDVFQKYYVPVGVNLPPLDRKRLWKYEPSPNFKVGDLITGGDIFGTVYETEIFPNHHIMLPPNLSGRITFMAPSGEYTVEEKLLELEYLDKKITCNMYQIWPVRQPRPILKKIQGTEPLLTGQRVLDSLFPSVKGGTCAIPGAFGCGKTCISHALAKYSNTDVTVYVGCGERGNEIAEVLKEFPHLTTRVNGKDVPIMGRTCLVANTSNMPVAAREASIYTGITISEYFRDMGFNACMMADSTSRWAEALREISGRLGEMPADSGYPAYLSSRLSAFYERAGVAQCLGSSDRTGSVTIVGAISPPGGDFSDPVTSATMSIVHVFWGLDKKLAQRKHFPSVNWTNSFTKYDKVLETYFEDKMPRFGYLVTNIKSILQKESELSEIVQLVGKDSLSEDQKLCLEVAKIIREDFLQQNSFTDYDFRCPLYKTFGMMDTIITFYNECIKVINDSTKRGNPIGWSSIYNIMRESVNKITRLKFTDPMLEEEEYAKIFKDLHEEIVTGLRSMLDV, encoded by the exons aTGAGTGAAAACAATAGAGAAGCTAAACATGGTACCATTTATCGAGTATCTGGTCCATGTAAGTTTATATATCTGATTAAATCATACATCATTAAAATCTcaacattttatttatatatagtgGTTATTGCCAACGAAATGCCTGGAACCAAGATGTTCGAGCTTGTAAAAGTGGGTCATAAAAACATAATAGGAGAAATCATTCAAATCGATGGTGATTCTGTATATATTCAAGTTTATGAGGACACAT CGGGATTGCGTGTCGGAGATCCAGTTAAAAACACTGGAAAACCATTATCGGTAGAACTAGGCCCAGGCCTACTGGATTCTGTTTTCGATGGCACACAAAGGCCACTCATACAAATTAGAGATGTATTCCAAAAATACTATGTACCAGTGGGAGTGAACCTGCCACCCCTAGATAGAAAAAGATTGTGGAAATATGAACCATCGCCAAACTTCAAAGTGGGAGATCTAATCACAGGAGGAGATATTTTCGGAACTGTGTACGAAACAGAGATATTCCCAAACCACCA CATAATGCTTCCACCAAATCTGAGCGGTAGAATTACTTTCATGGCGCCGTCCGGTGAGTACACAGTCGAGGAAAAACTGCTGGAACTCGAATACCTAGATAAGAAAATAACGTGTAATATGTATCAAATCTGGCCTGTCAGACAGCCTAGACCAATTCTTAAGAAAATTCAAGGGACT GAACCTCTACTGACGGGTCAAAGAGTTTTAGATTCATTGTTTCCATCAGTTAAAGGTGGAACCTGTGCAATACCAGGAGCATTTGGATGCGGAAAGACGTGTATTTCACAT gCGCTGGCAAAATACAGTAATACCGACGTTACAGTATATGTAGGATGCGGAGAAAGAGGAAATGAGATCGCTGAGGTCCTTAAAGAGTTCCCCCACCTTACCACCAGAGTTAATGGCAAGGATGTTCCCATCATGGGTAGAACATGTCTGGTGGCAAACACGTCTAACATGCCAGTTGCTGCAAGAGAAGCAAGCATTTATACAGGAATCACAATTTCGGAGTATTTTAGGGATATGGGCTTTAACGCGTGCATGATGGCAGACTCCACAAGTAGATGGGCAGAAGCCCTGAGAGAAATATCTGGTCGTCTCGGAGAGATGCCAGCAGATTCTGGTTACCCTGCATACCTTTCTTCTAGATTATCGGCTTTTTATGAAAGAGCAG GTGTTGCACAATGTTTAGGTTCTTCAGATAGAACCGGCTCAGTAACAATCGTGGGAGCTATATCACCACCAGGTGGAGATTTTTCTGACCCCGTGACTTCCGCAACAATGTCAATAGTCCACGTATTCTGGGGACTGGATAAAAAATTGGCCCAGAGAAAGCACTTCCCCTCAGTAAACTGGACTAACTCATTTACAAAGTACGACAAGGTCCTTGAGACATACTTCGAGGATAAAATGCCTCGATTCGGCTACCTCGTCACGAACATCAAGTCGATACTGCAGAAAGAGTCAGAGCTGTCGGAAATCGTACAACTTGTAGGAAAGGATTCACTTTCAGAAGATCAAAAACTGTGTTTAGAGGTGGCAAAGATTATCAGAGAGGACTTTTTACAACAGAACTCATTCACAGATTACGACTTCAGGTGCCCTCTCTACAAAACGTTTGGGATGATGGACACCATAATCACGTTCTATAACGAGTGTATCAAAGTTATAAACG acTCTACAAAAAGAGGTAACCCTATTGGATGGAGTTCGATCTACAACATCATGAGGGAATCAGTAAACAAGATCACCAGATTAAAGTTCACAGATCCTATGTTAGAAGAGGAAGAATACgctaaaatatttaaagattTACATGAAGAAATTGTTACTGGTCTCCGCTCAATGTTAGATGTATag
- a CDS encoding cyctochrome C, putative (Tap579b07.q1c.C.cand.62 - score = 16.76;~SMART pfam:cytochrome_c (PF00034) at aa 19-139, E()=3.70e-05) → MSTSDDWNDIPDDFVLPEGSAERGAKLFKKHCKQCHSMRPDNRQTGGFSSIGPTLFNVYGRTSGIQNLGGLNLMTHSMKSSGIVWDDANLMRFDFKAIKTFRYMKNPQLFVNSKIGMNFVGLPRFQDRVDVVHFLRQLNYEGKYGKEVLKECEKK, encoded by the exons atgTCAACATCAGATGACTGGAATGATATTCCGGATGATTTCGTACTCCCGGAAGGCTCAGCAGAAAGAGGAGCAAAGCTCTTTAAAAAACATTGCAAGCAATGTCATTCCATGAGACCAGATAATCGCCAAACAGGAG gaTTTAGCTCAATTGGTCCAActttatttaatgtttatGGCCGCACTTCAGGAATCCAGAACCTAGGAGGACTCAACTTGATGACCCATTCAATGAAGTCATCTGGAATAGTGTGGGATGACGCAAACTTGATGAGGTTTGATTTTAAGGCAATTAAAACATTTAGGTACATGAAAAACCCACAACTGTTCGTAAATAGCAAAATTGGAATGAATTTTGTCGGACTTCCAAGGTTCCAGGACCGCGTGGATGTTGTACACTTCCTTCGCCAGCTTAACTACGAAGGAAAGTATGGAAAAGAAGTGCTAAAAGAATGCGAGAAGAAATGA
- a CDS encoding uncharacterized protein (Tap579b07.q1c.cand.93 - score = 30.24), with protein sequence MANISHESLICSDLNKRELKRIQSCGPCEPTEFDSSITIDSYRELPRNLVQGSRIRSSSVHLVYDEQNAEKEEPVTTLSYIYKKIAAFFFVFNRFSLSTEIPSYIPSEIPVVSNEESIAPFVRSFSMLYDLRLKDKIYDTMDYLIKYNRKATDRLVAMITSVPLHLDKFDFYKYFTNFDYSLSECFALFIEQPADVDPSTVDNSDLDKIPDNIKCEIVNKHSLEVISESGPYKCLYEQNVDQIADSSLLDELLCGVSVKKGKVRFFHKIKNLGRKDSKKIKNGSEERVNDYFKQRFSTFTEYLSKRSRDTSGESQNKWNARTYFNVFSRKPSYPDSEPLDDSARERFEDHIRHHTLHWDEVQYDDIEIILRDDNDNSIVKLPYSCRIM encoded by the exons ATGGCAAATATTTCACACGAATCTCTTATCTGTTCAGATTTGAACAAAAGAGAACTCAAGAGAATTCAATCATGTGGACCATGCGAACCTACCGAATTCGACAGCTCGATCACTATCGACAGCTACAGGGAACTCCCCCGTAACCTCGTTCAGGGCTCAAGGATACGCTCTTCCAGCGTGCACTTAGTTTATGATGAACAAAATGCCGAAAAGGAAGAACCAGTCACAACACTaagttatatatacaagAAAATCGCTGCCTTTTTTTTCGTGTTTAACAGGTTTTCACTCTCAACAGAAATACCCAGTTATATTCCGAGTGAAATTCCCGTTGTTTCAAATGAAGAAAGCATAGCTCCATTCGTTAGGTCATTTAGCATGCTTTATGATTTGAGGCTTAAGGACAAAATATATGATACAATGGATTATTTAATCAAGTATAATCGTAAGGCCACAGACAGGCTAGTAGCAATGATCACAAGCGTTCCACTACACCtagataaatttgatttcTATAAATACTTCACTAATTTCGACTACAGCTTATCGGAGTGTTTTGCACTTTTTATAGAGCAACCCGCAGACGTGGATCCATCTACGGTCGATAATTCAGACCTCGACAAGATCCCCGATAACATAAAGTGCGAAATCGTCAATAAACATTCTTTGGAAGTAATTTCAGAATCAGGACCATATAAATGTCTTTACGAACAAAACGTAGACCAAATTGCAGACAGCTCCTTGCTTGACGAATTGCTTTGTGGCGTTTCAGTGAAAAAGGGTAAGGTTCGGTTCTTCCACAAAATCAAAAATCTGGGCAGAAAAGATTCCaaaaagattaaaaatG GTTCAGAAGAACGTGTTAATGACTACTTTAAACAGAGATTTTCGACCTTTACCGAATATTTGTCCAAGCGCAGTCGGGACACTTCAGGAGAAAGTCAGAATAAATGGAATGCTCGCACATATTTCAACGTTTTTTCTAGAAAACCCAGTTACCCCGACTCAGAGCCACTGGATGATAGTGCTCGTGAGCGTTTTGAGGATCATATTCGTCACCATACATTGCATTGGGACGAGGTTCAGTACGATGATATTGAGATCATTTTGAGAGACGACAACGACAATTCGATTGTAAAACTTCCTTACAGTTGTAGGATCATGTAA
- a CDS encoding uncharacterized protein (Tap579b07.q1c.cand.92 - score = 24.53) produces the protein MDYEFSDEQCCVRCQEALNSLHRWYYMDNYGVQQGPFDSFFILYYISSNYFEENSAFFVQDKLNGTPSNFNTLLNYLDTIVEDVKSHSNSLFTCTHFIENFSSSYELGDSETAQLLDGVSAFKQADEVRLTTDDIFGTVSPQSMGEFHPASSTFEYQNDELHRSQTKTILKKRVEDNLKEAEAHLQRVNSRKVSHRFGSQFMDESPTSQEFN, from the exons ATGGATTATGAATTTAGTGATGAGCAGTGTTGTGTTAGGTGCCAAGAGGCACTAAATTCTTTACACAGATGGTATTATATG GATAATTATGGAGTCCAACAGGGTCCTTTCGACAGTTTCTTTATTTTGTACTATATTAGCTCAAACTACTTTGAGGAGAATTCGGCATTTTTCGTCCAGGATAAGTTAAACGGCACCCCTTCTAACTTCAATACTCTTTTAAAc tatCTTGATACCATTGTTGAGGATGTGAAGAGTCACTCGAATAGTCTCTTCACTTGTACTCATTTCATTGAGAATTTTTCTTCGAGTTACGAACTTGGAGATTCAGAAACTGCTCAGCTTCTTGACGGCGTTTCCGCGTTTAAGCAGGCTGATGAAGTTCGTTTAACTACAGATGACATTTTCGGCACTGTTTCTCCTCAATCAATGGGCGAGTTCCATCCTGCGAGCAGTACATTTGAATACCAGAACGATGAACTACATAGGTCACAAACAAAGACTATATTAAAAAAGAGAGTagaagataatttaaaagaagCTGAGGCCCATCTTCAGAGGGTGAATTCAAGGAAGGTCAGTCACAGGTTTGGGAGTCAATTTATGGATGAATCTCCCACAAGTCAggaatttaattaa
- a CDS encoding uncharacterized protein (SMART 12 transmembrane domains at aa 50-72, 335-357, 372-394, 448-470, 490-512, 524-543, 558-580, 668-687, 910-932, 966-988, 1014-1036 and 1057-1079;~12 probable transmembrane helices predicted for TA10395 by TMHMM2.0 at aa 50-72, 335-357, 372-394, 448-470, 490-512, 524-543, 558-580, 668-687, 910-932, 966-988, 1014-1036 and 1057-1079): protein MTVHFNFGNVINSYVNVIFPNSDPIDKTHDSLDPYNDDDHPHDIPLRHKIVYSTFSILIILTLVFLCIITVNIKSVFMTNKSLDYAIDDIVAPNTNGLVYFINEVNKKNEEIVSEPGSKDDPSASTVKDISISLSHNDQINKINELKTRTDIALWIQFGLIPNLYLGLNTFNKSVANAVLISFKGKDKEYRRDIPGDILSASKVLLHSDPSRNNLMKSESGTYIYYKYPYDDKTASNYQYIYGEDIDEIMSKLMQGTGYLKEFPYFPLNSIISDEKINEISVDFLTYNVISDVISSVNIKFNFSNSETTVNGSNESDSKINNKTTVSSYRINTTLFPLVIDGGLMLVLMAFTIYTIILYKLYPKSFFLFDYIFDSIFKISVLLSLVFFNAIVFFANYSVPRVGSTNCDTGFCVSKIVFGYDDNPLDADKLYDITFDYLKVRIRVCVIVFGILCFFALVSVVTSLIATWLVVNKNRHLSIVYKKYYYHLKIPLISLIAGTGISILLIAVFNSSVAHMFKSSVQSIFRNFLALFNLILGVSSDATLKYIDNNSIIYSFVFILLLFISFYLAVILITSLLLMFDDNDKELNFYKRPVSWKFDNYRLLHFMYKTATRYNKIKRFIKSKILRMSVVSDDCARERLNAQANQIQEYEYEPPETKRKFKFCLTTFFRVITYLAMLGCIIAFIFIEFNCLKVSRVIHKTVNELVYKNNQKWHFDTKFYNTSYTEMLKDPNLKPKNHKLNVKIESSLPNVKIKTYDDLYNWLNGGAIKELFKWVKTNDSEKLPKNETEVMAINSRYYLYPSNKALLLGLNFYRTPPNGLINNMKKIIGHDKYYYFITYDKDKCHISTLFETIPHTVKDVGIDFIIVDSESKNKIYNGFLNFFIEKSGLMDYDLRIYNVFSFFLPSENRNLFLFIVLGSTISLFIFLLSIMIKDIVNFRKGFKMYYPRFNFLYMISMYFFNDIKRVFDLIVIPVVMSLVVMYSAIIIYHKIMRDHFNEMGDIYYRYYYQLLSRRIFYMHSSLAILILIIILFGFILKNSTVRHYLHVVISVLYQMRYMYLNIIFYFMVMVFTFLFFFYFISRDYFKGNFYYIK from the coding sequence ATGACTGTTCATTTCAACTTTGgaaatgtaataaatagTTATGTAAATGTAATTTTCCCGAATTCAGATCCTATAGACAAAACCCATGATTCCTTGGATCCATACAATGACGATGATCACCCTCATGATATCCCTTTACGCCATAAAATAGTCTACTCAACcttttcaatattaataatcttAACTTTGGTATTTTTGTGTATAATTACTGTCAATATCAAGTCAGTTTTTATGACCAACAAGTCATTAGATTATGCAATTGATGATATCGTAGCACCAAATACAAATGgattagtttattttataaatgaagtcaataaaaaaaatgaagaaattgtATCTGAACCTGGCTCAAAAGATGATCCGTCAGCCTCAACTGTTAAGGATATTTCAATTTCACTTTCACATAATGAccaaattaacaaaataaatGAGCTTAAAACAAGGACTGATATAGCCCTTTGGATACAATTTGGTTTGATTCCTAATCTATACCTAGGATTAAACACGTTTAACAAGTCCGTAGCCAATGCAGTTCTAATATCGTTCAAAGGAAAAGATAAAGAATACAGACGTGACATTCCCGGAGATATTTTATCAGCTTCAAAAGTCCTTTTACACTCAGACCCTTCACGAAATAACCTAATGAAGTCCGAAAGTGGGACTTATATATACTACAAATATCCATACGATGATAAAACCGCATCAAATTATCAATACATTTACGGAGAAGATATTGACGAAATAATGTCAAAACTAATGCAGGGCACAGGATATTTAAAAGAGTTTCCTTATTTTCctttaaattcaataatatcagatgaaaaaataaatgaaatttcaGTGGATTTTCTAACATATAATGTAATATCGGATGTAATCAGTTCTGTAAACataaagtttaatttttctaacAGTGAAACTACTGTCAATGGATCAAACGAATCTGActctaaaataaataacaaaaCAACTGTTTCTTCATATCGAATAAATACTACTCTGTTTCCACTAGTCATAGATGGTGGCTTAATGCTTGTTCTTATGGCCTTTACAATATAcacaataattttgtacAAGTTGTATCCAAAGTCGTTCTTTCTTTTCGATTATATCTTTGActcaatttttaaaatatctgTGCTTTTATCTttggtattttttaatgCAATTGTCTTTTTTGCCAATTATTCTGTACCCAGAGTAGGTTCAACAAATTGTGACACTGGGTTTTGTGTAtctaaaattgtttttgGTTATGATGATAACCCATTAGACGCTGATAAATTGTATGATATAACATTTGATTACTTGAAAGTAAGAATTAGAGTTTGTGTTATTGTTTTTGGAATTCTTTGTTTCTTTGCATTAGTCTCAGTCGTCACATCATTAATCGCAACATGGTTGGTTGTCAACAAGAACAGGCACCTATCcattgtatataaaaagTATTATTACCACTTGAAGATCCCCTTAATTTCACTGATAGCAGGAACAGGTATTTCTATCCTTTTAATTGCAGTTTTTAACTCCTCAGTTGCCCATATGTTCAAGTCGTCTGTTCAATCCATCTTTCGAAACTTTTTAGCTTTATTCAACTTGATATTGGGTGTTTCAAGTGATGCAACTCTAAAATACATAGACAATAATAGCATTATATATTCCTTTGTTTTTATCCTCCTTCtgtttatttcattttatctGGCAGTAATACTCATAACATCACTGTTGCTTATGTTTGACGATAATGATAAAGAgctaaatttttataaaagGCCTGTATCATGGAAATTCGATAATTATAGATTATTGCATTTCATGTATAAAACAGCAACTAGGTACAATAAAATCAAGCGTTTTATAAAGTCAAAAATACTCAGAATGAGTGTTGTTTCAGATGATTGTGCTAGGGAAAGACTAAATGCTCAAGCTAATCAAATACAGGAATATGAGTATGAACCACCCGAAACTAAACGAAAGTTTAAATTCTGTTTAACCACATTTTTCAGAGTGATAACATACCTAGCTATGTTAGGTTGTATCATTgcatttatatttatcgAATTTAACTGCCTAAAGGTTTCAAGAGTAATACATAAAACTGTAAATGAATTGGTTTACAAAAACAATCAAAAATGGCACTTCGACACCAAGTTTTATAATACCTCTTATACTGAAATGTTAAAGGATCCAAACCTTAAACCCAAAAATCACAAACTAAACGTAAAAATTGAGTCATCCCTTCCCaatgtaaaaattaagACCTATGACGATCTCTACAACTGGTTAAATGGTGGAGCTATAAAAGAACTATTTAAATGGGTTAAAACTAATGATTCGGAGAAATTACCTAAAAATGAGACTGAAGTGATGGCCATAAACTCAAGATACTATCTGTATCCTTCAAATAAAGCGCTCCTATTAGGCTTGAATTTCTACAGAACTCCTCCCAATGGtcttattaataatatgaagaagataataGGACATGACAAGTATTATTACTTTATTACTTACGACAAAGATAAGTGCCACATTAGCACACTTTTTGAAACTATTCCACACACTGTAAAAGATGTTGGAATTGACTTTATTATCGTGGATTCTGAGTCtaagaataaaatatataatgggtttttgaatttttttataGAAAAATCTGGGTTAATGGACTATGATTTGAGGATTTACAACgtattttcattttttctACCCTCGGAAAACAGAAATCTGTTTTTGTTCATAGTGCTGGGCTCTACTATCTCTTTATTCATCTTCCTTCTTTCTATCATGATAAAAgatattgtaaattttagaaaaggATTCAAAATGTATTATCCAAGATTTAACTTTTTATATATGATTTCAATGTACTTTTTTAACGATATAAAGAGGGTGTTTGACCTAATAGTAATCCCTGTTGTGATGAGCCTCGTGGTTATGTACTCTgcaataataatttaccaCAAGATAATGAGGGACCACTTCAATGAAATGGGAGATATATACTACAGGTACTACTATCAACTATTATCCCGAAGGATTTTCTATATGCACTCATCTTTGGCTATActcattttaattattattttatttggGTTCATTCTAAAGAATTCAACCGTGAGGCACTATTTACATGTAGTAATCTCTGTCCTATATCAGATGAGATATATGTATCTTAacattattttctattttatGGTAATGGTTTTCACATTCCTCTTCTTTTTCTACTTTATTTCTAGGGACTATTTcaaaggtaatttttactatattaaataa
- a CDS encoding 60S ribosomal protein P1, putative (Tap579b07.q1c.C.cand.61 - score = 15.89;~SMART pfam:60s_ribosomal (PF00428) at aa 32-115, E()=1.40e-20), whose product MSTVPVSELTKEQREELMCVYSSLVLYDDGLEVTQDNILKLVKAAKGDMQPFTPMLFARALKGKDLGSLLSAVGSGSAAAPVSASASSAAAPEESAKKEEPKEEEEDEDMGFSLFD is encoded by the coding sequence ATGTCAACAGTTCCAGTTAGTGAATTAACCAAAGAACAAAGGGAGGAATTGATGTGCGTTTATTCCTCACTTGTCCTGTACGATGATGGATTAGAAGTTACTCAAGATAACATCCTTAAACTAGTTAAAGCAGCAAAAGGAGACATGCAACCATTTACTCCAATGCTTTTCGCACGAGCATTGAAGGGAAAAGACCTAGGTTCATTATTATCAGCCGTTGGATCAGGTTCCGCTGCAGCACCTGTTTCAGCATCCGCCTCATCGGCAGCCGCACCCGAAGAATCTGCAAAGAAGGAAGAACCAAAGGAAGAGGAAGAAGACGAAGATATGGGATTCTCACTCTTTGACTAA
- a CDS encoding DEAD-box family helicase, putative (Tap579b07.q1c.C.cand.60 - score = 48.72;~SMART DEXDc (SM00487) at aa 117-376, E()=2.42e-11; pfam:helicase_C (PF00271) at aa 434-528, E()=7.90e-03): MNFNLVSSPLLFIGSNLNLHELNDFNKILNTHNKYDFNINSGSLIPSDRLLNQNEISFKTHKLRKNPQSDSNLVTYTGSALEYDDVYKDLSVESDFSTIFGCKPLINTLSRIFAKEGLSKMNEYQLSLFDELSLGRDVILHSYTSSGKTFSVLLYMALRYYYQFDPKFLSSVSFSEILNRIKDEEHSGSLHFKRRQTYLNRRVLVLCPTKELAAQSANQLVNFTDGMENAVHLIIDDHDVCPKISPESIFIVGSSNQVESYFLVSFYKFNFVQNEDQKHTRSILQTIDYVFLDEMDRLIKVANQYANERKRRLLNEKPGSAYNICQTLLSISPNKLRLVCASASITRQHIRKVNTLIRMYRNSRDNLTALIRKKISATDTGRYVSIPETINHFYSVSSQDSQESKIKILLNMLKSDTGKVIVFLSSGSLFSLKEKLEKHNIKCKILHHEFGIRDNYNKEESEIGETKSNTAVEKIKKLQNSIKEGEGEYILIASTDSARGIHLSMLDSVYIVGRPRNVNEYIHISGIKMSSENVQGESEDVLEQEDV, translated from the exons ATGAATTTTAATCTAGTATCTAGTCCCCTTTTGTTTATCGGTTCAAACTTAAATCTACATGAATTgaatgattttaataagattttaaatacacataacaaatatgattttaatattaactCCGGCTCATTAATTCCTTCCGATAGGCTTTTAAATCAAAACGAAATAAGTTTTAAAACACATAAATTAAGAAAGAATCCACAGTCTGATTCTAATTTGGTAACATATACTGGATCAGCTCTTGAATACGATGATGTATACAAGGATTTATCAGTGGAGAGTGATTTCTCTACAATTTTTGGATGTAAACCCCTAATTAACACTCTTTCTAGGATTTTTGCAAAGGAAGGTTTGTCAAAAATGAATGAATACCAGTTATCTCTTTTTGACGAGTTATCCCTTGGAAGAGATGTGATACTACATAGTTACACATCTTCGGGAAAAACATTTTCTGTGCTTTTATATATGGCGCTTCGATACTACTACCAGTTTGACCCCAAGTTTTTATCATCCGTTTCATTTTCTGAAATTCTAAATCGGATTAAAGATGAGGAACATAGTGGTTCATTACATTTTAAGAGAAGACAGACGTATTTAAACCGTAGAGTCTTGGTTTTATGTCCAACAAAGGAATTAGCAGCCCAGTCTGCCAATCAG cttgttaattttactgACGGAATGGAGAATGCAGTTCACTTAATAATAGATGATCATGATGTGTGTCCTAAAAT atcCCCTGAAtctatatttatagtaGGATCGTCAAACCAGGTTGAATCGTATTTTTTGGTAAGTTTCTATaagtttaattttgttcAGAATGAAGATCAGAAACACACAAGATCCATTTTACAAACTATAGATTATGTTTTCTTAGATGAAATGGATCGATTAATCAAAGTGGCAA ATCAATATGCGAATGAGAGGAAGAGAAGGCTTCTAAATGAGAAGCCAGGTTCAGcatataatatttgtcag ACGTTACTCTCTATATCCCCTAACAAACTAAGACTTGTATGTGCTTCTGCTTCAATAACAAGACAGCACATACGCAAAGTCAACACCTTGATTAGGATGTACAGAAATAGTAGAGATAACTTGACAGCACTGATTAG GAAGAAAATAAGCGCAACAGACACTGGAAGATACGTCTCAATTCCTGAAACCATTAACCATTTTTACTCTGTTTCATCTCAAGATAGTCAAG AgtctaaaattaaaattttgttgaATATGTTGAAGAGTGATACGGGGAAAGTAATCGTATTCCTCAGTTCGGGTTCACTTTTTTCACTCAAAGAAAAGCTGGAGaaacataatattaag tgTAAAATACTACACCACGAGTTTGGAATAAGAGACAATTACAATAAGGAGGAATCGGAAATAGGAGAAACCAAGTCTAATACTGCAGTtgaaaagattaaaaaattacaaaatagTATTAAGGAAGGGGAAG GTGAATATATTCTGATAGCATCCACCGATTCCGCAAGAGGAATACACCTATCAATG CTGGATTCGGTATATATAGTTGGAAGGCCAAGAAATGTAAACGagtatatacatatatcAGGTATAAAAATGAGTAGTGAAAATGTGCAGGGAGAGTCGGAAGATGTTCTAGAACAGGAAGATGTATAA